CTGTATGATATTGCATTGATCAAATGCTGAATGTGTTCATTTAAACAGTAAAACCTCATAATAGTAAACaccacataataataataataataaagcaatatttaatcttttcaatattacaaaaaaaaaaaaaaaaaaaaaaaattctgccCCTGATTCTAAAATCCAAACAGATACAGGACAACAACTGTGtatcaccaaaaaaaaaaaaaaaaacaaacccacaCAAAACCAATCCACTCTGTAATTTGAAAAATATATTAGAGTGACTCTCATAAGCCTTGGTTCTTCTATACCAATTTGATGTCAAACCTAGTAAAATCTGTATCAAATACACCTCTACTATATATATAAGAGAAAATCACGAAAGTGACCATTTTTCCGAGTATGTTGAATCTTAATGATCATATCAGAACAATTTGACACATTGCTGTATAGGTATAACACACCCAAGAAAATGATTATTTTTGTGACTTTCTCTTAGAATTTATCGTATAATACGCACAAGCGTTATTGTTTTTGTAGCTGTTGCAGATTAATGTCCCAGGCTAATGCCAACTGCAATAAAACTTGATCCGGCATTAAACCTTCCCAGTTTTCCGGAGGATGTACAGATGATGAAGCTTCACTCAAATTCGCCAAAATCTCCATTTTCAGTTCCACAGGGATTCCCAGATAATCTTTTCCGTTTTCTATGATCTTATCAAGCAACTGCAAACATAAtcacataaaaaaaatttaatcaGAATCAGCGTTAATAAAATGGCGTATAAAATTGCTGTGGACACGCTTCTGCTCCTTGAAGTTGTAATTTATAAATAACTAGTATTTTGATCCGCCGTGCGTTGCAGCGGCGTCGAAACTTAAGGTAACTTGAACTTATACCGTCAAACATTTGACCCGACTTGTTTTCGAACAaaattacgtcaaaacgtagaccaactgaaaacgcaCATGAAAATAAGcacaaaaacgtattatatttgacctaactcATTACCGAGAAAATTTACGTTGAAACGTAGATCAACTTGGATTTATAACGAAATGTAGTTAAAAATAAACACGTAAATAAATAGTGTTTTTTACGTTAAAGAATGGTACCACGCGTTGCGGCGGAgtcgaaacgtaaagtaactcgaatttatagtgcctaatgaaaacgtattatatttaaccccactcgtttccaaacaaaacgtagaccaataaaaaacgtacataaaaataaatatgaaaacatattatatctgACCCACGTACATAAATATAAGCACACGTAAAACCTGAGGGGGGGAGTCAAAATGACATTTTGCAAAGTTTTTAGAAAGTTGAGGGGCTGTAAGTGGCAATGCTAAAAGTTGAAGGGTTGAATacagaaaaaggaaaaaaaaccaTGGGTTGGCTGGCATTGTTGTAAATTTggcaaagaaaaacaataaacaaTAGATGTGTCTTAGGTAGGTACTATTCCTGAGACACCCgatgatgacgatgacgatgataTACATATATTTAATATAACATGTTATACCTGTTGAATCCAAGATAAACAGATGTCAAACAAACTCGGTTCAAGAAGAAACTGTGCAACCGCACACAAAACTTCGTTTGCCACATCATCTGAGAGCCAATCAATCACGGGTCCGGTTTTATCCATTAGTTTCACAAGCGAAAAATCATCCCCACTCGACAAAACTTCACCAAACGTCATATTAATATCCCGAGCATGTCCAATATTCTCGTTTCCAATCACACGTGCTGGCCGCCCCCCTCTAATTGCTTCCAATGTGGCTTCATCTTTTGATGCTTTCCAAACACTTCTTGCGGATGGACCGTCTACAAATCTAATGGGCCCGGACCGGTTAGGTAACCTATTGTTTACGGCTCGTCTTGAGCCCATTTGTGTGTTTGGACCATGTGTATGATAGTTAGAATAGCCGTTGTATTTGCCAAACGGTCTTTCGGTAGATTCGTGAAAGCCGTTATTATAACAAGTTCGTAAAGTATTCACGGATACTGACAAGTTAcgtgccatgtcatcaaccattctCTCTAGGCCACACACTCGATTCTCTAGAGTTACCATACCGTCACGAGATCCACCCTTAAAAGCctgtaaaaaacataaaattgGTCAATTTTATAAGCACCACTATggatttttgacccatttacttaaGCACGTGTCGGTTtgggttgtgttttatttttaaaatggtCAAATGGGCCAATTAGAAAGATAAATACAATTGCGAAAAAAGAACACgtctaggcctgtaaacgaactgaacgttcatgaactgttcgtgaacttgttcggcaggaagttcgtttatttcataaacgaacgaacatgaacacgatTTTTTGTTCATTaaaataaacgaacaaacacgacCACATgttttgttcgttcatttatgttcgttcctttatattcatttatgtttgtttcaATTTAAATACGAAAGTAGTTatgtttatataaatattaaacataaaaggaactttctaactacttatataaatataactaattggtAATTGGGCTTTCTAGTAATAAGAATGAGTTTTCCAATGGAATTTATCGTAATGaatcactaatttatataaaaagttacttcatgttcgtttatgtttagtCAATTATGTTCATTTGCGTTCATTTATCTTTGTTCAGTTATGTTTATTTGTATTAtttattgtttgttaaattatgttcatttaagtttgtttgtttgtttatattcgtttacgttcgtgaactgttcgtttaggttttaaacgaacgaacataaacgaacacgaacatgcccattATCTTgataaacaaacatgaacaaaaaaacgtgtttgtttatatgtttgtgtttgtgttcggttaaagtcaaatgaacgaacacgaacatgctcaGTTCATTTACATGCCTAAACACGTgaaatgggtcaaaacgggttgaAAGTTGTCCAAAGCTCTATTTTTAATGCTTACAACCTTGTAAATCACATTATAAAGGCACACAAGATTAACGCGGATTTTACCCGAgaccattttgacccattaccgACCGACTGACCCGTTCATACCTGCAACATGTTCATAAGACGAGCCTGCTGCCTTTCCAAGTGTAATAACTGCCTCTGAATTCCCAACAAATTCCCATTATTATCAGATTCGGGCCTTCTGAAAACCGGGCCACCGCGTCCTCTTTCCAATCTACAATTTTGCAAGTTGACCTGCCCATCTGGCtcgtttgactttgacttttccGCATCATTATTATCATTGACCTCTGACACCTCTTCACTCGGTAAATTAACAGATTCACCATTGACAACGACTTCAACGTCACCTGAAACCGTTCTTAAGAGTCTACGAAAGAATTCAGGGTTCAGTTCCTTGTCACTTAGAGGTGGGCCCTTCTTTTTCGTTACAGTTGACTTTTTGGATGTATTTTGACCCTTGGTTTGACCGTTCTGAACTGGGGTCAAAACTCTTTTATCGTCCACCTTTGGAAGGTCCTTTCTTGACAACTTGGCTGATTCAGAATCTTGACTTTGACCAGACATTTTTTGATCTTCATGATCTCCTACAATAAACTTCCATAGTTGCAGGGCCTCTGTAA
This genomic stretch from Helianthus annuus cultivar XRQ/B chromosome 8, HanXRQr2.0-SUNRISE, whole genome shotgun sequence harbors:
- the LOC110873634 gene encoding microtubule-associated protein TORTIFOLIA1; its protein translation is MPPKTHHQKPTKPPPPPPQSTHLATVELKQTILNSLSKLTDRDTHHIAIQDLQTLIKTTSPDSIPTILNTLFESTSDTTINKPTIKKQAIKLLSFLCASHTQSTHTHLPKIITHIVKRLKDSDFGVKDSCCDSIGHLSCIYLKGFVGEGEKNGGCVVSWFVKPLFEAMSEPNKWVQAGAAMCLGRVVDMASDPPVLGFQKLCGRICKFLNSPNFLANAALLPVVSSLAQVGAISPQYWEPLLQSIHDCLNSVDWSTRKAAADTLNALALHSSNLIREKPTDTITVLEACRFDKIKPVRDSITEALQLWKFIVGDHEDQKMSGQSQDSESAKLSRKDLPKVDDKRVLTPVQNGQTKGQNTSKKSTVTKKKGPPLSDKELNPEFFRRLLRTVSGDVEVVVNGESVNLPSEEVSEVNDNNDAEKSKSNEPDGQVNLQNCRLERGRGGPVFRRPESDNNGNLLGIQRQLLHLERQQARLMNMLQAFKGGSRDGMVTLENRVCGLERMVDDMARNLSVSVNTLRTCYNNGFHESTERPFGKYNGYSNYHTHGPNTQMGSRRAVNNRLPNRSGPIRFVDGPSARSVWKASKDEATLEAIRGGRPARVIGNENIGHARDINMTFGEVLSSGDDFSLVKLMDKTGPVIDWLSDDVANEVLCAVAQFLLEPSLFDICLSWIQQLLDKIIENGKDYLGIPVELKMEILANLSEASSSVHPPENWEGLMPDQVLLQLALAWDINLQQLQKQ